A single region of the Ascaphus truei isolate aAscTru1 chromosome 6, aAscTru1.hap1, whole genome shotgun sequence genome encodes:
- the TMC4 gene encoding voltage-gated chloride channel TMC4, which produces MHRVEDGIGDPDMHPLGTEVTWQTAEPPDPSQFPNGKSVRYRGNEAQGRTPDIQPIGGGRTFQNWTEERLGEDDNRPLKELPFPIGWKREIRRKQERCIIMKTSWESWKEEKRRSARQFRSKASETLQYVEVWRSTLQTIGGHFGTGIQSYFSFLRFLVLMNLVTFLLVGGFIVIPNILFEALNLEPSASTSHSQVLGNRTCLNYNPNPQGLERYYTFIMDILMGTGFMELTYMFYGFYKNTAVNLTAFSYNIPLAYLTTTLLYFLLILVWTVIRSVRGFKQSLLNEDASLSNYSNKVFAGWDFCMSDQNIIQLKQKGIRYELKVDLEEEKMARKHAERTMSQRAGIYILRIFLNLFILCLIGGAFYCIYLSTLVSQELLTENTVKGNFFLELLVGYLPSIVITAANFILPAIFSILIKWEKYTLSWEIRLTLIRCVFLRFASLGMLLYSLWNQITCDGNPDENKCKHCGYNSDVYQCWETRVGQEMYKLMIFDFLTVLVVILLVDFPRKMMIDHCSCKLIHLWGQQEFLVPQYVLDIIYGQTVCWIGTFFSPMLPLLNTVKYFIIFYMKRLTLTTNCRLADRTFRASSANFFFLLVLLLGLALSWVPILYSIFVITPSKACGPFRGQASIWSTIPTTIQTLPTVAQDFFLFIGSQAFAVPFFCFTCVIMVFLIALGNSYGKLVKELKKQLQMEGTDKHFLVKQITRLSKANN; this is translated from the exons ATGCATCGTGTTGAAGACGGCATAGGTGATCCCGATATGCATCCACTCGGAACAG AGGTCACCTGGCAAACGGCTGAGCCACCTGACCCAAGCCAATTCCCAAATGGTAAATCTGTCCGTTACCGGGGCAATGAAGCTCAAGGAAGAACACCAGACATTCAACCTATTGGAGGCGGGAGAACATTCCAAAACTGGACAGAAGAGAGGCTGGGAGAAGATGACAATAGGCCTCTTAAAGAGCTGCCATTCCCCATAGGGTGGAAGAGAGAAATCAG GAGAAAACAGGAGAGGTGTATTATAATGAAAACCAGCTGGGAGTCCTGGAAGGAAGAGAAACGGAGATCTGCCCGACAGTTCCGCAGCAAGGCGTCCGAGACTCTGCAATATGTGGAGGTCTGGAGAAGCACGTTACAAACAATCGGAG GACACTTTGGGACAGGGATTCAGTCCTACTTCAGCTTCCTGCGATTCCTGGTCCTGATGAACCTTGTGACTTTCCTCCTGGTCGGTGGATTCATTGTAATTCCCAACATATTGTTTGAAGCTTTAAACCTGGAGCCGAGCGCAAGCACATCCCACTCGCAAG TGCTAGGGAATCGCACGTGTTTGAACTATAACCCAAATCCTCAAGGTCTAGAAAGATATTACACCTTCATCATGGACATCCTGATGGGCACG GGTTTTATGGAGCTCACTTATATGTTTTACGGGTTCTACAAGAACACAGCGGTTAATCTGACTGCATTTTCCTATAACATACCCCTGGCATATCTCACTACCACGCTGCTTTACTTTCTTCTCATTCTGGTGTGGACTGTGATCAG GTCTGTGCGAGGGTTCAAGCAAAGCCTGCTGAATGAAGACGCCTCACTAAGCAACTACAGCAATAAGGTGTTTGCTGGCTGGGATTTCTGTATGAGTGACCAGAATATCATACAACTGAAACAGAAGGGCATCCGGTATGAACTCAAG GTTGATCTGGAAGAGGAGAAGATGGCGCGTAAGCACGCCGAGCGCACCATGTCACAGCGCGCAGGCATTTACATACTTCGGATATTCCTCAACTTGTTTATACTGTGCCTCATCGGAGGAGCCTTCTACTGCATCTATCTCTCCACTCTCGTCTCCCAGGAGCTGCTGACAGAG AACACGGTGAAAGGTAATTTTTTCCTGGAGCTGCTGGTAGGATATCTCCCTTCCATCGTCATCACAGCCGCCAACTTTATTCTTCCCGCAATCTTCAGCATCCTCATCAAGTGGGAGAAGTACACCCTGAGCTGGGAAATCAGGCTCACTCTAATCAG GTGTGTGTTCCTCCGTTTTGCCAGTCTGGGAATGCTGCTCTATTCTCTCTGGAATCAAATTACCTGTGACGGAAATCCAGACGAAAACAAATGCAAACACTGCGGATACAATTCTGATGTGTACCAA TGCTGGGAGACACGAGTGGGACAGGAGATGTACAAGCTGATGATTTTTGATTTTCTGACAGTGCTGGTGGTTATTCTGTTGGTGGATTTCCCTCGAAA AATGATGATTGACCACTGTTCATGCAAGCTTATTCATTTGTGGGGCCAGCAAGAATTTTTGGTCCCCCAGTACGTGCTGGACATTATCTATGGACAGACAGTCTGCTGGATTGGAACATTCTTCTCCCCAATGCTTCCCCTTCTCAACACTGTTAAATATTTCATTATATTCTACATGAAGAGG TTGACACTTACGACCAATTGCCGCCTGGCTGACCGAACATTTCGTGCTTCGAGTGCTAACTTCTTCTTTCTCTTGGTGCTGCTTCTGGGCCTCGCCCTTTCCTGGGTGCCAAtcctgtacagtatatttgt CATTACTCCATCAAAAGCGTGTGGCCCGTTCCGAGGACAAGCATCTATCTGGAGTACCATCCCAACAACAATCCAGACCCTCCCTACAGTCGCCCAGGATTTCTTCCTGTTCATCGGCTCACAGGCGTTCGCTGTTCCTTTCTTTTGCTTCACATG TGTTATAATGGTCTTTCTCATCGCACTGGGGAACTCATATGGGAAACTAGTGAAGGAGCTGAAGAAACAGCTGCAAATG
- the MBOAT7 gene encoding membrane-bound acylglycerophosphatidylinositol O-acyltransferase MBOAT7 yields the protein MSSDELTYLGVLLTSVPVGFLFKNGSPQVKQWGAAAVGVLLILLTCHIHILHSAVTILGTWLILKISPRSCHFMALGWTFTYLFFFRTVTYFGLPAPTPFTNAVQLLLTLKLVSLANEVQEFCRVKKQEVSSFSKPSVIGVIPNIPSLAEIFFYSYCYIGSMTGPFYRYKTYYDWLHQLDSLSIPSWKPLVSRLKPAPIFGLLFYTISLYFPLEYVKTDEFYECAFLYRLFYMVPVFFVFRMRFYIAWIFSECGCIAAAFGAYPVAAKSRSGGGPTVEYAPLERSADGTKVALEYDYETVKNIDCYGTDFCVKVKDGMRYWNMSVQWWLAQYIYKNSPVKSFVFGNAWTMLISAYWHGIHPGYYLSFLTIPLCLASEGAMETGLRRHLSDSGKLVFDWVHWFLKMRAYDYMCMGFVLLTFSDTVRYWRSIYFFVHVVAVVLFLAGRMLAMKTSRSSRSSREERVDIKQDNQL from the exons ATGTCCTCTGATGAGCTGACCTATCTCGGCGTCCTGCTGACTTCAGTACCTGTTGGATTTCTCTTCAAGAATGGAA GCCCACAAGTGAAGCAGTGGGGGGCAGCGGCTGTCGGAGTGCTGCTCATACTGCTCACCTGTCACATTCACATCCTACATTCTGCTGTGACCATCTTAGGGACATGGCTTATATTGAAGATTTCCCCCAG ATCCTGCCACTTCATGGCACTGGGCTGGACCTTCACATACCTGTTCTTCTTCCGGACAGTGACCTATTTTGGACTTCCAGCACCCACCCCATTCACTAATGCAGTGCAGCTGCTGTTAACACTGAAG CTTGTGAGTCTGGCAAACGAGGTGCAAGAATTTTGTCGGGTTAAAAAACAGGAAGTTTCCTCATTTTCAAAGCCTTCGGTGATTGGTGTGATTCCCAACATCCCCAGCCTGGCGGAGATTTTCTTCTACAGCTATTGCTACATTGGTTCGATGACAG GTCCCTTTTATCGCTATAAAACATACTACGACTGGCTACACCAATTGGACTCTCTGTCCATCCCGAGCTGGAAGCCGCTGGTATCCCGGCTGAAGCCAGCTCCCATTTTTGGCCTCCTGTTCTACACCATTTCACTCTACTTCCCACTGGAATATGTTAAAACAGATGAGTTCTATGAATGTGCTTTCCTGTATCGACTCTTTTACATGGTCCCCGTCTTCTTCGTTTTCCGCATGCGCTTCTACATAGCCTGGATATTTTCTGAGTGTGGCTGCATTGCAGCTGCTTTTGGGGCTTATCCCGTTGCAGCCAAATCCCGTTCTGGAGGAGGGCCAACTGTGGAATATGCTCCCTTAGAAAG AAGCGCTGATGGTACAAAAGTGGCTCTGGAGTACGATTATGAGACCGTGAAGAACATTGATTGCTATGGGACAGACTTCTGCGTGAAAGTGAAGGATGGAATGCGCTATTGGAACATGAGTGTGCAGTGGTGGCTGGCACAATACATCTATAAAAATTCCCCAGTCAAGTCGTTTGTGTTTGG GAATGCCTGGACCATGCTGATCAGTGCTTACTGGCATGGAATTCACCCTGGCTACTACCTGAGTTTCCTGACTATCCCGCTATGCCTGGCATCGGAGGGGGCAATGGAGACTGGCCTGAGACGTCACCTTTCTGACTCAGGGAAGCTGGTGTTTGACTGGGTGCATTGGTTCCTCAAAATGAGAGCCTATGACTACATGTGCATGGGTTTTGTGCTGCTGACCTTCTCAGACACCGTACGCTACTGGCGCTCCATCTACTTCTTTGTCCATGTGGTGGCTGTGGTCCTCTTTCTCGCAGGCAGGATGCTTGCAATGAAGACCTCACGCAGTTCCAGAAGCAGCAGGGAGGAGAGGGTCGATATTAAACAGGATAATCAGCTGTAG